The Juglans microcarpa x Juglans regia isolate MS1-56 chromosome 2S, Jm3101_v1.0, whole genome shotgun sequence genome has a window encoding:
- the LOC121252158 gene encoding SUPPRESSOR OF ABI3-5-like isoform X4, protein MDTFRDHEINTTQRFEKFGDGYHGVDNFRDHTTDRLARFGGRDRDDYAYDDYDCRSRLSHQSREDSHERDYEYGRHSYDSDYDRGSRRDGNWRRRESHDKRCMSRDRDPSPHRRHERSRSRGRDDRPRSRSPRGRSHGQTHREDSYDDDRHQRSDRRRERPEKRYREQYSPAPSATVVVKGLSQKTTEEDLYQILAEWGPLRHVRVIKERNSGISRGFAFIDFPSLEAARAMMDKIGDDGLVVDGRKLFFEYSSKPTGGVGGPFDQDNAVKSGHFNHRSNTVPSDWMCNFCGCVNFARRTSCFQCNEPRTDDALLTDGALSIPAPLGKKGLEAGPTHVLVVRGLDENADEEMLRYEFSKHSPIKDLRLVRDKFTHVSRGFAFVHFHSVEDATKALEATNGTTLEKNGQILRVAYAKSILAPGSGSSGRSQSSSLAAAAIEAATFSQQYDAVGWAPKEYNPDDKQSTSRQEQIGGELPDQNNGLASQSGFVWDEASGYYYDAASGFYYDGNSGLYYDGNSGIWYTYDQQTHQYIPCADQNDNKISGNQSEPPKASYGSSNRKVIISAPATTSVEKTASLPDAVQAAATAAIAAEKKEKEKLKEIKLASRSSLLANKKKMNNVLSIWKQRSHEGQAPRAALDDNQLSGSADDRPFSVGQSTKSKFKTDVLSTKDNSMPSSGTTTTTSMAQAVGLESPVKPRPVSNSLGGTVMGVIRGSGRATVRSETLYSGSSAGVSTSTVPANVAGLPSSTNVDVSTGLTPFKTDASALGTYTSPAAAGGGKRRFSEMPFNAASAYKEQPQTTYRDRAAERRTLYGSSSVGEDLPDLGFSDSNRDFSSRKGSMDSMPFPPGVGGGRVFGDGNVNSYEVITPDKAIDESNVGNRMLRNMGWHEGLGLGKDGSGMVEPVQAQAVERRAGLGSQQKKLDPSLEVQAGDSYKTLIHKKALARFRDMS, encoded by the exons ATGGATACCTTTCGTGATCATGAGATCAATACCACTCAGAGATTTGAGAAGTTTGGGGATGGGTATCACGGTGTTGACAACTTTCGGGATCACACAACTGACAGGCTTGCAAGGTTTGGGGGACGTGACCGCGATGATTATGCTTATGATGACTATGATTGTAGGTCCCGCTTGTCCCATCAAAGTAGGGAGGATAGCCATGAGAGGGACTATGAATATGGTCGACATAGTTATGATTCCGATTATGACAGAGGTAGCAGGAGAGATGGTAATTGGAGGCGGCGTGAATCCCATGATAAGAGATGTATGAGTCGGGATAGAGATCCAAGTCCACATAGAAGGCATGAGCGCTCCCGGTCTAGGGGTCGTGATGACCGTCCTAGATCGAGGTCCCCTCGAGGACGAAGCCATGGTCAAACTCATCGTGAGGACAGCTATGATGATGATCGACATCAAAGGTCAGATAGACGAAGGGAGCGTCCAGAGAAGCGTTATCGTGAGCAATATTCTCCG GCCCCATCTGCCACTGTTGTCGTGAAGGGCCTCTCACAGAAGACAACTGAGGAAGATTTGTACCAGATCCTT GCTGAATGGGGACCACTTCGTCATGTCCGTGTGATCAAAGAGAGAAACTCTGGGATCTCCCGTGGATTCGcttttattgattttccttCTTTG GAAGCAGCACGTGCAATGATGGACAAGATCGGAGATGATGGTCTTGTTGTGGATGGAAGGAAGCTTTTTTTTGAGTATAG TAGTAAGCCAACTGGTGGGGTAGGTGGACCATTTGATCAAGACAATGCTGTGAAATCAGGACACTTTAACCATAGAAGCAATACAGTACCATCTGATTGGATGTGCAACTTTTGTGGCTGTGTCAATTTTGCTCGGCGAACGTCTTGCTTCCAG TGTAATGAGCCTCGTACTGATGATGCTCTCCTGACGGATGGTGCTTTATCAATTCCGGCACCCTTAGGGAAGAAAGGATTGGAGGCAG GTCCTACTCATGTTTTGGTTGTCCGAGGATTGGATGAAAATGCTGATGAAGAAATGCTCCGTTATGAATTTTCCAAACATTCTCCAATTAAG GACCTTCGTCTTGTCAGAGACAAATTTACTCATGTATCAAGGGGATTTGCATTTGTACATTTTCATTCG GTGGAGGATGCGACCAAAGCTCTTGAAGCAACAAATGGAACAACTCTTGAAAAAAATGGGCAGATCTTGAGGGTTGCATATGCAAAAAGCATCCTTGCTCCAGGATCAGGTTCATCTGGACGTTCCCAGTCAAGTAGCCTCGCTGCTGCTGCAATTGAGGCAGCAACATTTTCTCAACAG TATGATGCTGTTGGATGGGCACCAAAAGAATATAACCCAGATGACAAACAATCAACCAGCAGGCAGGAACAAATTGGTGGGGAGCTTCCAGATCAAAATAATGGTTTGGCTTCACAATCTGGATTTGTGTGGGATGAGGCATCTGGTTATTACTATGATGCTGCTTCTGGATTTTACTATGATGGAAATTCAG GGCTCTATTATGATGGTAACAGTGGAATTTGGTATACATATGACCAACAAACTCATCAGTACATCCCTTGTGCTGATCAGAACGACAACAAAATTTCTGGTAACCAATCTGAGCCCCCCAAGGCATCATATGGATCCAGTAATAGAAAAGTGATCATCTCTGCACCAGCTACAACATCAGTTGAGAAGACTGCCTCATTGCCAGATGCAGTACAGGCTGCAGCAACAGCAGCAATAGCTgcagagaagaaagagaaggagaaacTAAAAGAGATTAAACTCGCTTCAAGGAGCAGCCTTCTggctaataaaaagaaaatgaataatgtATTGTCTATCTGGAAGCAGAGGAGTCATGAAGGGCAAGCACCTCGTGCAGCTCTTGATGATAATCAACTATCTGGGTCAGCTGATGACAGACCCTTTTCTGTTGGACAATCTACAAAGAGCAAGTTTAAAACCGATGTACTGTCTACAAAAGATAATTCTATGCCCAGTTCAGGaactaccaccaccacctcaATGGCTCAGGCTGTTGGTTTGGAGTCTCCAGTGAAGCCTAGACCTGTGAGTAACAGCTTAGGGGGGACTGTGATGGGGGTTATTAGGGGTTCTGGAAGAGCTACAGTGAGATCCGAAACGTTGTATTCTGGATCATCTGCCGGAGTTTCCACTTCAACTGTCCCTGCAAATGTTGCTGGTTTACCTTCATCAACAAATGTGGATGTATCTACGGGTCTTACCCCATTTAAAACGGATGCATCTGCATTGGGTACCTACACGTCACCTGCGGCTGCTGGGGGTGGCAAGAGGAGGTTTTCTGAAATGCCATTTAATGCAGCTTCCGCGTATAAGGAGCAACCTCAAACGACCTACAGGGATCGTGCAGCTGAGCGAAGGACTCTGTATGGTTCATCTTCTGTTGGAGAGGATCTGCCTGACCTGGGATTTAGCGATTCAA ACCGAGATTTTTCATCAAGGAAGGGCTCTATGGATTCAATGCCTTTCCCCCCTGGTGTTGGTGGAGGACGTGTATTCGGAGATGGTAATGTTAACAGTTACGAGGTTATTACTCCAGACAAAGCAATTGATGAAAGCAATGTGGGTAACCGGATGCTCCGCAACATGGGCTGGCATGAAGGCTTG GGATTAGGGAAGGACGGGAGTGGAATGGTAGAGCCAGTCCAGGCACAAGCCGTAGAACGTAGAGCAGGACTTGGGAGCCAGCAGAAGAAGCTTGATCCTAGCCTTGAGGTGCAGGCTGGGGATAGTTACAAAACCTTAATACATAAGAAGGCGCTTGCCAGGTTTCGGGACATGTCGTAG
- the LOC121252158 gene encoding SUPPRESSOR OF ABI3-5-like isoform X1: MREMDPGRYGLQQGWDNNSALEGYGAVHDPNYRVGVSHDERRFLDERYSRENVNQRSVFHHDILDRESYPSPPLATGIWPPSRRRSYEEEYPLDKESRRHEKLYNSYHEMDTFRDHEINTTQRFEKFGDGYHGVDNFRDHTTDRLARFGGRDRDDYAYDDYDCRSRLSHQSREDSHERDYEYGRHSYDSDYDRGSRRDGNWRRRESHDKRCMSRDRDPSPHRRHERSRSRGRDDRPRSRSPRGRSHGQTHREDSYDDDRHQRSDRRRERPEKRYREQYSPAPSATVVVKGLSQKTTEEDLYQILAEWGPLRHVRVIKERNSGISRGFAFIDFPSLEAARAMMDKIGDDGLVVDGRKLFFEYSSKPTGGVGGPFDQDNAVKSGHFNHRSNTVPSDWMCNFCGCVNFARRTSCFQCNEPRTDDALLTDGALSIPAPLGKKGLEAGPTHVLVVRGLDENADEEMLRYEFSKHSPIKDLRLVRDKFTHVSRGFAFVHFHSVEDATKALEATNGTTLEKNGQILRVAYAKSILAPGSGSSGRSQSSSLAAAAIEAATFSQQYDAVGWAPKEYNPDDKQSTSRQEQIGGELPDQNNGLASQSGFVWDEASGYYYDAASGFYYDGNSGLYYDGNSGIWYTYDQQTHQYIPCADQNDNKISGNQSEPPKASYGSSNRKVIISAPATTSVEKTASLPDAVQAAATAAIAAEKKEKEKLKEIKLASRSSLLANKKKMNNVLSIWKQRSHEGQAPRAALDDNQLSGSADDRPFSVGQSTKSKFKTDVLSTKDNSMPSSGTTTTTSMAQAVGLESPVKPRPVSNSLGGTVMGVIRGSGRATVRSETLYSGSSAGVSTSTVPANVAGLPSSTNVDVSTGLTPFKTDASALGTYTSPAAAGGGKRRFSEMPFNAASAYKEQPQTTYRDRAAERRTLYGSSSVGEDLPDLGFSDSNRDFSSRKGSMDSMPFPPGVGGGRVFGDGNVNSYEVITPDKAIDESNVGNRMLRNMGWHEGLGLGKDGSGMVEPVQAQAVERRAGLGSQQKKLDPSLEVQAGDSYKTLIHKKALARFRDMS, translated from the exons ATGCGAGAAATGGATCCTGGTCGCTATGGTCTGCAGCAAGGATGGGATAATAACAGC GCTTTGGAGGGTTATGGCGCGGTACATGATCCAAACTACCG GGTTGGGGTTTCCCATGATGAGAGGAGgtttttagatgaaagatattCTAGAGAAAATGTTAACCAGAGAAGTGTCTTCCATCATGACATTTTGGATAGAGAGAGCTATCCATCACCACCTCTTGCTACTGGCATTTGGCCACCATCAAGGCGGAGAAGTTATGAAGAAGAATATCCTCTTGACAAGGAATCTAGGCGTCACGAGAAACTGTACAATTCATACCATGAGATGGATACCTTTCGTGATCATGAGATCAATACCACTCAGAGATTTGAGAAGTTTGGGGATGGGTATCACGGTGTTGACAACTTTCGGGATCACACAACTGACAGGCTTGCAAGGTTTGGGGGACGTGACCGCGATGATTATGCTTATGATGACTATGATTGTAGGTCCCGCTTGTCCCATCAAAGTAGGGAGGATAGCCATGAGAGGGACTATGAATATGGTCGACATAGTTATGATTCCGATTATGACAGAGGTAGCAGGAGAGATGGTAATTGGAGGCGGCGTGAATCCCATGATAAGAGATGTATGAGTCGGGATAGAGATCCAAGTCCACATAGAAGGCATGAGCGCTCCCGGTCTAGGGGTCGTGATGACCGTCCTAGATCGAGGTCCCCTCGAGGACGAAGCCATGGTCAAACTCATCGTGAGGACAGCTATGATGATGATCGACATCAAAGGTCAGATAGACGAAGGGAGCGTCCAGAGAAGCGTTATCGTGAGCAATATTCTCCG GCCCCATCTGCCACTGTTGTCGTGAAGGGCCTCTCACAGAAGACAACTGAGGAAGATTTGTACCAGATCCTT GCTGAATGGGGACCACTTCGTCATGTCCGTGTGATCAAAGAGAGAAACTCTGGGATCTCCCGTGGATTCGcttttattgattttccttCTTTG GAAGCAGCACGTGCAATGATGGACAAGATCGGAGATGATGGTCTTGTTGTGGATGGAAGGAAGCTTTTTTTTGAGTATAG TAGTAAGCCAACTGGTGGGGTAGGTGGACCATTTGATCAAGACAATGCTGTGAAATCAGGACACTTTAACCATAGAAGCAATACAGTACCATCTGATTGGATGTGCAACTTTTGTGGCTGTGTCAATTTTGCTCGGCGAACGTCTTGCTTCCAG TGTAATGAGCCTCGTACTGATGATGCTCTCCTGACGGATGGTGCTTTATCAATTCCGGCACCCTTAGGGAAGAAAGGATTGGAGGCAG GTCCTACTCATGTTTTGGTTGTCCGAGGATTGGATGAAAATGCTGATGAAGAAATGCTCCGTTATGAATTTTCCAAACATTCTCCAATTAAG GACCTTCGTCTTGTCAGAGACAAATTTACTCATGTATCAAGGGGATTTGCATTTGTACATTTTCATTCG GTGGAGGATGCGACCAAAGCTCTTGAAGCAACAAATGGAACAACTCTTGAAAAAAATGGGCAGATCTTGAGGGTTGCATATGCAAAAAGCATCCTTGCTCCAGGATCAGGTTCATCTGGACGTTCCCAGTCAAGTAGCCTCGCTGCTGCTGCAATTGAGGCAGCAACATTTTCTCAACAG TATGATGCTGTTGGATGGGCACCAAAAGAATATAACCCAGATGACAAACAATCAACCAGCAGGCAGGAACAAATTGGTGGGGAGCTTCCAGATCAAAATAATGGTTTGGCTTCACAATCTGGATTTGTGTGGGATGAGGCATCTGGTTATTACTATGATGCTGCTTCTGGATTTTACTATGATGGAAATTCAG GGCTCTATTATGATGGTAACAGTGGAATTTGGTATACATATGACCAACAAACTCATCAGTACATCCCTTGTGCTGATCAGAACGACAACAAAATTTCTGGTAACCAATCTGAGCCCCCCAAGGCATCATATGGATCCAGTAATAGAAAAGTGATCATCTCTGCACCAGCTACAACATCAGTTGAGAAGACTGCCTCATTGCCAGATGCAGTACAGGCTGCAGCAACAGCAGCAATAGCTgcagagaagaaagagaaggagaaacTAAAAGAGATTAAACTCGCTTCAAGGAGCAGCCTTCTggctaataaaaagaaaatgaataatgtATTGTCTATCTGGAAGCAGAGGAGTCATGAAGGGCAAGCACCTCGTGCAGCTCTTGATGATAATCAACTATCTGGGTCAGCTGATGACAGACCCTTTTCTGTTGGACAATCTACAAAGAGCAAGTTTAAAACCGATGTACTGTCTACAAAAGATAATTCTATGCCCAGTTCAGGaactaccaccaccacctcaATGGCTCAGGCTGTTGGTTTGGAGTCTCCAGTGAAGCCTAGACCTGTGAGTAACAGCTTAGGGGGGACTGTGATGGGGGTTATTAGGGGTTCTGGAAGAGCTACAGTGAGATCCGAAACGTTGTATTCTGGATCATCTGCCGGAGTTTCCACTTCAACTGTCCCTGCAAATGTTGCTGGTTTACCTTCATCAACAAATGTGGATGTATCTACGGGTCTTACCCCATTTAAAACGGATGCATCTGCATTGGGTACCTACACGTCACCTGCGGCTGCTGGGGGTGGCAAGAGGAGGTTTTCTGAAATGCCATTTAATGCAGCTTCCGCGTATAAGGAGCAACCTCAAACGACCTACAGGGATCGTGCAGCTGAGCGAAGGACTCTGTATGGTTCATCTTCTGTTGGAGAGGATCTGCCTGACCTGGGATTTAGCGATTCAA ACCGAGATTTTTCATCAAGGAAGGGCTCTATGGATTCAATGCCTTTCCCCCCTGGTGTTGGTGGAGGACGTGTATTCGGAGATGGTAATGTTAACAGTTACGAGGTTATTACTCCAGACAAAGCAATTGATGAAAGCAATGTGGGTAACCGGATGCTCCGCAACATGGGCTGGCATGAAGGCTTG GGATTAGGGAAGGACGGGAGTGGAATGGTAGAGCCAGTCCAGGCACAAGCCGTAGAACGTAGAGCAGGACTTGGGAGCCAGCAGAAGAAGCTTGATCCTAGCCTTGAGGTGCAGGCTGGGGATAGTTACAAAACCTTAATACATAAGAAGGCGCTTGCCAGGTTTCGGGACATGTCGTAG
- the LOC121252158 gene encoding SUPPRESSOR OF ABI3-5-like isoform X2, translating into MREMDPGRYGLQQGWDNNSALEGYGAVHDPNYRVGVSHDERRFLDERYSRENVNQRSVFHHDILDRESYPSPPLATGIWPPSRRRSYEEEYPLDKESRRHEKLYNSYHEMDTFRDHEINTTQRFEKFGDGYHGVDNFRDHTTDRLARFGGRDRDDYAYDDYDCRSRLSHQSREDSHERDYEYGRHSYDSDYDRGSRRDGNWRRRESHDKRCMSRDRDPSPHRRHERSRSRGRDDRPRSRSPRGRSHGQTHREDSYDDDRHQRSDRRRERPEKRYREQYSPAPSATVVVKGLSQKTTEEDLYQILAEWGPLRHVRVIKERNSGISRGFAFIDFPSLEAARAMMDKIGDDGLVVDGRKLFFEYSKPTGGVGGPFDQDNAVKSGHFNHRSNTVPSDWMCNFCGCVNFARRTSCFQCNEPRTDDALLTDGALSIPAPLGKKGLEAGPTHVLVVRGLDENADEEMLRYEFSKHSPIKDLRLVRDKFTHVSRGFAFVHFHSVEDATKALEATNGTTLEKNGQILRVAYAKSILAPGSGSSGRSQSSSLAAAAIEAATFSQQYDAVGWAPKEYNPDDKQSTSRQEQIGGELPDQNNGLASQSGFVWDEASGYYYDAASGFYYDGNSGLYYDGNSGIWYTYDQQTHQYIPCADQNDNKISGNQSEPPKASYGSSNRKVIISAPATTSVEKTASLPDAVQAAATAAIAAEKKEKEKLKEIKLASRSSLLANKKKMNNVLSIWKQRSHEGQAPRAALDDNQLSGSADDRPFSVGQSTKSKFKTDVLSTKDNSMPSSGTTTTTSMAQAVGLESPVKPRPVSNSLGGTVMGVIRGSGRATVRSETLYSGSSAGVSTSTVPANVAGLPSSTNVDVSTGLTPFKTDASALGTYTSPAAAGGGKRRFSEMPFNAASAYKEQPQTTYRDRAAERRTLYGSSSVGEDLPDLGFSDSNRDFSSRKGSMDSMPFPPGVGGGRVFGDGNVNSYEVITPDKAIDESNVGNRMLRNMGWHEGLGLGKDGSGMVEPVQAQAVERRAGLGSQQKKLDPSLEVQAGDSYKTLIHKKALARFRDMS; encoded by the exons ATGCGAGAAATGGATCCTGGTCGCTATGGTCTGCAGCAAGGATGGGATAATAACAGC GCTTTGGAGGGTTATGGCGCGGTACATGATCCAAACTACCG GGTTGGGGTTTCCCATGATGAGAGGAGgtttttagatgaaagatattCTAGAGAAAATGTTAACCAGAGAAGTGTCTTCCATCATGACATTTTGGATAGAGAGAGCTATCCATCACCACCTCTTGCTACTGGCATTTGGCCACCATCAAGGCGGAGAAGTTATGAAGAAGAATATCCTCTTGACAAGGAATCTAGGCGTCACGAGAAACTGTACAATTCATACCATGAGATGGATACCTTTCGTGATCATGAGATCAATACCACTCAGAGATTTGAGAAGTTTGGGGATGGGTATCACGGTGTTGACAACTTTCGGGATCACACAACTGACAGGCTTGCAAGGTTTGGGGGACGTGACCGCGATGATTATGCTTATGATGACTATGATTGTAGGTCCCGCTTGTCCCATCAAAGTAGGGAGGATAGCCATGAGAGGGACTATGAATATGGTCGACATAGTTATGATTCCGATTATGACAGAGGTAGCAGGAGAGATGGTAATTGGAGGCGGCGTGAATCCCATGATAAGAGATGTATGAGTCGGGATAGAGATCCAAGTCCACATAGAAGGCATGAGCGCTCCCGGTCTAGGGGTCGTGATGACCGTCCTAGATCGAGGTCCCCTCGAGGACGAAGCCATGGTCAAACTCATCGTGAGGACAGCTATGATGATGATCGACATCAAAGGTCAGATAGACGAAGGGAGCGTCCAGAGAAGCGTTATCGTGAGCAATATTCTCCG GCCCCATCTGCCACTGTTGTCGTGAAGGGCCTCTCACAGAAGACAACTGAGGAAGATTTGTACCAGATCCTT GCTGAATGGGGACCACTTCGTCATGTCCGTGTGATCAAAGAGAGAAACTCTGGGATCTCCCGTGGATTCGcttttattgattttccttCTTTG GAAGCAGCACGTGCAATGATGGACAAGATCGGAGATGATGGTCTTGTTGTGGATGGAAGGAAGCTTTTTTTTGAGTATAG TAAGCCAACTGGTGGGGTAGGTGGACCATTTGATCAAGACAATGCTGTGAAATCAGGACACTTTAACCATAGAAGCAATACAGTACCATCTGATTGGATGTGCAACTTTTGTGGCTGTGTCAATTTTGCTCGGCGAACGTCTTGCTTCCAG TGTAATGAGCCTCGTACTGATGATGCTCTCCTGACGGATGGTGCTTTATCAATTCCGGCACCCTTAGGGAAGAAAGGATTGGAGGCAG GTCCTACTCATGTTTTGGTTGTCCGAGGATTGGATGAAAATGCTGATGAAGAAATGCTCCGTTATGAATTTTCCAAACATTCTCCAATTAAG GACCTTCGTCTTGTCAGAGACAAATTTACTCATGTATCAAGGGGATTTGCATTTGTACATTTTCATTCG GTGGAGGATGCGACCAAAGCTCTTGAAGCAACAAATGGAACAACTCTTGAAAAAAATGGGCAGATCTTGAGGGTTGCATATGCAAAAAGCATCCTTGCTCCAGGATCAGGTTCATCTGGACGTTCCCAGTCAAGTAGCCTCGCTGCTGCTGCAATTGAGGCAGCAACATTTTCTCAACAG TATGATGCTGTTGGATGGGCACCAAAAGAATATAACCCAGATGACAAACAATCAACCAGCAGGCAGGAACAAATTGGTGGGGAGCTTCCAGATCAAAATAATGGTTTGGCTTCACAATCTGGATTTGTGTGGGATGAGGCATCTGGTTATTACTATGATGCTGCTTCTGGATTTTACTATGATGGAAATTCAG GGCTCTATTATGATGGTAACAGTGGAATTTGGTATACATATGACCAACAAACTCATCAGTACATCCCTTGTGCTGATCAGAACGACAACAAAATTTCTGGTAACCAATCTGAGCCCCCCAAGGCATCATATGGATCCAGTAATAGAAAAGTGATCATCTCTGCACCAGCTACAACATCAGTTGAGAAGACTGCCTCATTGCCAGATGCAGTACAGGCTGCAGCAACAGCAGCAATAGCTgcagagaagaaagagaaggagaaacTAAAAGAGATTAAACTCGCTTCAAGGAGCAGCCTTCTggctaataaaaagaaaatgaataatgtATTGTCTATCTGGAAGCAGAGGAGTCATGAAGGGCAAGCACCTCGTGCAGCTCTTGATGATAATCAACTATCTGGGTCAGCTGATGACAGACCCTTTTCTGTTGGACAATCTACAAAGAGCAAGTTTAAAACCGATGTACTGTCTACAAAAGATAATTCTATGCCCAGTTCAGGaactaccaccaccacctcaATGGCTCAGGCTGTTGGTTTGGAGTCTCCAGTGAAGCCTAGACCTGTGAGTAACAGCTTAGGGGGGACTGTGATGGGGGTTATTAGGGGTTCTGGAAGAGCTACAGTGAGATCCGAAACGTTGTATTCTGGATCATCTGCCGGAGTTTCCACTTCAACTGTCCCTGCAAATGTTGCTGGTTTACCTTCATCAACAAATGTGGATGTATCTACGGGTCTTACCCCATTTAAAACGGATGCATCTGCATTGGGTACCTACACGTCACCTGCGGCTGCTGGGGGTGGCAAGAGGAGGTTTTCTGAAATGCCATTTAATGCAGCTTCCGCGTATAAGGAGCAACCTCAAACGACCTACAGGGATCGTGCAGCTGAGCGAAGGACTCTGTATGGTTCATCTTCTGTTGGAGAGGATCTGCCTGACCTGGGATTTAGCGATTCAA ACCGAGATTTTTCATCAAGGAAGGGCTCTATGGATTCAATGCCTTTCCCCCCTGGTGTTGGTGGAGGACGTGTATTCGGAGATGGTAATGTTAACAGTTACGAGGTTATTACTCCAGACAAAGCAATTGATGAAAGCAATGTGGGTAACCGGATGCTCCGCAACATGGGCTGGCATGAAGGCTTG GGATTAGGGAAGGACGGGAGTGGAATGGTAGAGCCAGTCCAGGCACAAGCCGTAGAACGTAGAGCAGGACTTGGGAGCCAGCAGAAGAAGCTTGATCCTAGCCTTGAGGTGCAGGCTGGGGATAGTTACAAAACCTTAATACATAAGAAGGCGCTTGCCAGGTTTCGGGACATGTCGTAG